One Clostridia bacterium DNA window includes the following coding sequences:
- a CDS encoding biotin transporter BioY, which translates to MAKAATYGNLADRSLVLTKQTAIVVGASLAIAICARISVPLPFTPVPLTLANFAVLAVGLLLGSKRGFAAAALYLAQGAAGMPVFSPAGPGGLAQLLGPTGGYLIGYPVAAFVAGWVAEHGRKSFSGKLLAACAAELVLFAAGVSWLMILTGTPAPVAVGFGLYPFIFGEIMKVTSAAGLAMKFNTRSK; encoded by the coding sequence ATGGCGAAAGCTGCGACTTACGGCAATCTTGCGGACCGCTCGCTGGTCCTGACAAAGCAAACTGCAATCGTTGTTGGCGCGAGCCTTGCGATTGCGATCTGCGCGCGCATCAGCGTGCCCCTTCCTTTTACGCCGGTACCTTTGACGCTGGCGAACTTCGCTGTTCTCGCGGTGGGCCTGTTGCTGGGCAGCAAGCGCGGCTTTGCAGCCGCGGCGCTGTATCTGGCGCAGGGTGCCGCAGGCATGCCGGTATTCAGTCCGGCGGGTCCGGGCGGGCTGGCGCAGTTGCTCGGTCCAACCGGCGGATATCTTATCGGTTATCCCGTGGCGGCATTTGTGGCCGGCTGGGTCGCGGAGCACGGCCGCAAGTCTTTCAGCGGCAAGCTGTTGGCTGCTTGTGCGGCTGAACTTGTACTGTTTGCGGCTGGGGTGAGCTGGCTGATGATTCTGACCGGGACGCCGGCACCGGTCGCTGTGGGTTTTGGCCTGTACCCATTCATCTTCGGCGAAATCATGAAGGTAACGTCGGCCGCCGGGCTGGCGAT